From the genome of Halorussus caseinilyticus, one region includes:
- a CDS encoding MFS transporter: MTTAREPTAVPWRSPTVRVVFAATALAPLGVPLVSPALPVVRDAFGLTDAAASLLVSVYFLTGIVLSPFIGLLADRVGRKRVLVPSLVVFSVVGGAIALAPDYRVVLAARLVQGTAAAGIFVTTVTLIGDAFEGVQRNAVLGVNTAVLATGAAIYPLLGGVLATVSWNAPFLAYLGGLPVAAFGWVVLEETASETGAAGRGTAYLRAAVRTLARRTAVVPYATAFLTEVLLFGVVITALPFLLTESYGVSPVFVGGVLTAAEVVSAVVAAANGWLAGRLSDERIIAVGYVCYAVGPLVSWAGVSLPAVVAGAVVLGAGVGLTMPSVDALLSDFVTTEYRAGALSIRNSVTFLGRAVGPILFAGVAATTGYRPLLLAAGVVGVFGALSVLALTR; encoded by the coding sequence ATGACCACCGCCCGCGAACCCACCGCCGTCCCGTGGCGCTCGCCCACCGTCAGGGTCGTGTTCGCGGCCACCGCGCTCGCGCCGCTGGGCGTGCCGCTGGTGAGTCCCGCGCTCCCGGTCGTCAGGGACGCCTTCGGCCTGACCGACGCGGCGGCCAGCCTGCTGGTCTCGGTCTACTTCCTGACGGGCATCGTCCTCTCGCCGTTCATCGGCCTGCTGGCCGACCGGGTGGGCCGCAAGCGCGTCCTCGTCCCCTCGCTGGTCGTCTTCAGCGTCGTCGGCGGCGCGATTGCGCTCGCGCCCGACTACCGGGTCGTCCTCGCGGCCCGACTCGTGCAGGGGACCGCCGCCGCGGGCATCTTCGTGACGACGGTGACGCTCATCGGCGACGCCTTCGAGGGCGTCCAGCGAAACGCCGTCCTCGGGGTCAACACGGCGGTCCTCGCCACGGGCGCGGCGATTTATCCACTGCTCGGGGGCGTTCTCGCCACCGTCTCGTGGAACGCGCCGTTCCTCGCGTACCTCGGCGGTCTGCCCGTCGCGGCGTTCGGGTGGGTCGTCCTCGAAGAGACCGCGAGCGAGACCGGCGCGGCGGGTCGGGGGACCGCCTACCTCCGCGCGGCGGTCCGGACGCTCGCGCGCCGGACCGCGGTCGTCCCCTACGCCACTGCCTTCCTGACCGAGGTCCTACTGTTCGGAGTCGTCATCACCGCGCTCCCGTTCCTGCTGACCGAGAGCTACGGCGTCTCGCCGGTGTTCGTCGGCGGCGTCCTCACCGCCGCGGAAGTCGTCTCGGCGGTGGTCGCGGCCGCGAACGGGTGGCTGGCGGGTCGGCTCTCCGACGAGCGAATCATCGCGGTCGGCTACGTCTGCTACGCGGTCGGTCCGCTGGTGAGTTGGGCCGGGGTCTCGCTCCCGGCCGTCGTCGCGGGCGCGGTCGTTCTCGGCGCTGGCGTCGGCCTGACGATGCCCTCGGTGGACGCGCTCCTGAGCGACTTCGTGACGACGGAGTACCGCGCGGGTGCCCTGAGCATCCGCAACAGCGTCACCTTCCTCGGCCGCGCGGTCGGCCCGATTCTGTTCGCCGGAGTTGCGGCGACGACCGGCTATCGGCCCCTCCTGCTCGCGGCCGGAGTCGTCGGCGTCTTCGGGGCGCTCTCGGTGCTGGCGCTGACTCGCTAA
- a CDS encoding mandelate racemase/muconate lactonizing enzyme family protein, which produces MVRNYESLHDPNAEYTMRDLSAETMGCSGERGGTRDVEITDVQTTMIDGNFPWTLVRVYTDAGVVGTGEAYWGAGVPELIERMKPFVVGENPLDIDRLYEHLIQKMSGEGSIEGVTVTAISGIEVALHDLAGKILDVPAYQLLGGKYRDEVRVYCDCHAGEEADPESNADEAERVVEELGYDALKFDLDVPSGHEKDRANRHLRNPEIQHKVDIVEAVTERVGDRADVAFDCHWTFSAGSAKRLASALEAYDVWWLEDPVPPENHDVQKNVTHSTTTPIAAGENVYRKHGQRRLVEEQAVDIIAPDMPKTGGMRETRKIADMADTYYLPVAMHNVSSPVATMASAHVGAAIPNSLAVEYHSYQLGWWEDLVEEDVIQDGYITIPEKPGLGVTLDMDVVEEKMVEGEELFDEA; this is translated from the coding sequence ATGGTTCGTAACTACGAGTCGCTCCACGACCCGAACGCCGAGTACACCATGCGGGACCTCTCGGCGGAGACGATGGGTTGTAGCGGGGAGCGCGGCGGCACCCGCGACGTAGAGATTACCGACGTGCAGACGACGATGATTGACGGCAACTTCCCGTGGACGTTGGTCCGGGTCTACACCGACGCGGGCGTCGTCGGGACCGGCGAGGCCTACTGGGGCGCGGGCGTGCCCGAACTCATCGAGCGGATGAAGCCGTTCGTCGTGGGCGAGAACCCGCTCGACATCGACCGCCTCTACGAACACCTGATTCAGAAGATGTCGGGAGAGGGGTCCATCGAGGGCGTCACCGTGACCGCCATCTCGGGCATCGAAGTGGCGCTTCACGACCTCGCGGGCAAGATTCTGGACGTGCCCGCCTACCAGCTTCTGGGCGGGAAGTACCGCGACGAGGTTCGGGTCTACTGCGACTGTCACGCTGGCGAGGAGGCCGACCCCGAGTCGAACGCGGACGAGGCCGAGCGCGTGGTCGAGGAACTGGGCTACGACGCCCTGAAGTTCGACTTAGACGTGCCCTCGGGCCACGAGAAGGACCGCGCGAACCGTCACCTCCGCAATCCCGAGATTCAGCACAAGGTGGACATCGTGGAGGCCGTCACCGAACGCGTGGGCGACCGGGCGGACGTTGCCTTCGACTGCCACTGGACGTTCTCGGCCGGGAGCGCCAAGCGACTCGCCAGCGCGCTCGAAGCGTACGACGTGTGGTGGCTCGAAGACCCCGTGCCGCCGGAGAACCACGACGTGCAGAAGAACGTCACCCACTCCACGACGACGCCCATCGCGGCGGGCGAGAACGTCTACCGCAAGCACGGCCAGCGCCGCCTCGTGGAAGAGCAGGCCGTGGACATCATCGCGCCCGACATGCCCAAGACCGGCGGGATGCGCGAGACCCGGAAGATAGCGGACATGGCCGACACCTACTACCTGCCGGTCGCCATGCACAACGTCTCCTCGCCGGTGGCGACGATGGCCTCCGCGCACGTCGGCGCGGCCATCCCGAACTCGCTGGCGGTCGAGTACCACAGCTATCAACTCGGCTGGTGGGAGGACCTCGTGGAAGAGGACGTGATTCAGGACGGCTACATCACGATTCCCGAGAAACCGGGTCTCGGCGTGACGCTGGACATGGACGTAGTGGAGGAGAAGATGGTCGAAGGCGAGGAGTTGTTTGACGAGGCGTAG
- a CDS encoding dihydrodipicolinate synthase family protein, with product MVDHAPAPGRDDSLGVHGVVPPTITAFDDDESVDYDATAAHARFVVDRGAHGVFPLGTNGEFPLLTPDERDGVVEAVVEEIGDDAPVIAGVGAPSTRQTVAHAEHAESVGADGVVVVTPYYYPVDHDAAVSHYRRVAEAVDLPVYVYHIPSKTGNSLSLDTLDALADIENLVGLKDSSKDVPWLGQAIDAHPEMTFLAGSDSLLFPGLEVGCAGMVSAVANVFPELVADLYEAYDEGDEERARELQSEVYDVRSALKRGPYMAGVKTTLSLRDTDFDPGPLRSPLRTMDESDREALRADLSELGLL from the coding sequence ATGGTGGACCACGCACCCGCCCCCGGACGCGACGACTCGCTGGGCGTACACGGAGTCGTCCCGCCGACGATAACCGCATTCGACGACGACGAATCGGTCGATTACGACGCGACTGCCGCACACGCGCGGTTTGTCGTGGACCGCGGCGCTCACGGCGTCTTCCCGCTCGGGACCAACGGCGAGTTCCCGCTGTTGACGCCCGACGAGCGAGACGGCGTGGTGGAAGCCGTGGTCGAGGAAATCGGCGACGACGCGCCGGTCATCGCGGGCGTCGGCGCACCGAGTACCCGCCAGACGGTCGCACACGCCGAACACGCCGAGAGCGTCGGCGCAGACGGCGTGGTCGTCGTCACGCCCTACTACTACCCGGTGGACCACGACGCCGCGGTGAGCCACTACCGGCGGGTCGCCGAGGCCGTCGATTTGCCGGTCTACGTCTACCACATCCCGAGCAAGACCGGCAACTCGCTGTCGCTCGACACCTTGGACGCGCTCGCAGACATCGAGAATCTGGTCGGCCTGAAAGACTCCAGCAAGGACGTGCCGTGGCTCGGACAGGCCATCGACGCCCATCCCGAGATGACGTTCCTCGCGGGGTCGGACTCGCTTCTGTTCCCCGGCTTGGAAGTCGGATGCGCGGGCATGGTCAGCGCCGTCGCCAACGTTTTCCCGGAACTCGTCGCGGACCTCTACGAGGCCTACGACGAGGGCGACGAGGAGCGCGCCCGCGAACTGCAGAGCGAGGTGTACGACGTGCGGTCGGCGCTCAAGCGCGGCCCGTACATGGCTGGCGTCAAGACGACACTGAGCCTTCGAGACACCGATTTCGACCCCGGTCCGCTCCGGAGTCCGCTCCGGACGATGGACGAGTCCGACCGCGAGGCGCTCCGCGCGGACCTCTCGGAACTCGGCCTGCTCTGA